In Erigeron canadensis isolate Cc75 chromosome 1, C_canadensis_v1, whole genome shotgun sequence, a single window of DNA contains:
- the LOC122610116 gene encoding coilin, producing the protein MPSLRIRVAFEDPSVLTQTQRSQGMSNSWILIEPIQQLPKISDVCNHIFHMFSLHTSCPNGILLFMEGFVLPPSESARILKDNDIICVKRKGVALGEVIEGAVTCNLLELNGMEPVENGVLLLANEEFDKETGGYQSDSEDAEEEKLEVEPSPKDKASKKRKVSPKLHSSKKKRKRSLMTDGVEDEVATEDGNSNKDECLPTKNIRKKSKPNQEKKSAGSETITVKGTSKVKRKKKQGLGVVNDAEDEVMIDEFVKVNNREEVRQESAAPDVAKKVPSRSARRKKVKRQWRRELAKNSQNPDTHLEPEIVKAENKEANGHPDELLKQDQVPAKLVDKNIIKQEESNGNGNMDTELVPRVVRPGHIRFEHLDQDEDAREIEVPNVPFQWNGITSKKKGQKWGIEKFSTSQQDESQIATKGPSTKLPEDTSVPLVGFSDFDHLPLCSSPKEDDVIAYRLLELSSSWTPELSSFRVGKISHYNGNVIVLKPVPEYPIVVDKTDEDEDGPDNSLYKEDGSLETKFEALVDVRSFKRSNSDARIAVANGVNPNPQGDDKDVASKLLSISNNNKTHLPKDPNQEVMNKEGNTWDELKQALIAKKAELQGMNAEMKKDSGRNKWSYRALRGSALGPTMAMLRSSNNI; encoded by the exons ATGCCGTCGCTAAGAATTCGTGTGGCTTTCGAAGACCCCTCCGTCCTGACCCAAACACAACGATCACAAGGAATGAGCAACAGCTGGATTCTAATCGAACCAATTCAACAGCTTCCGAAAATCTCGGACGTCTGTAATCATATTTTCCACATGTTTAGTCTTCACACTTCTTGCCCTAACGGCATTCTCCTCTTC ATGGAAGGCTTTGTGTTACCACCATCCGAGTCAGCACGAATCTTGAAGGACAACGATATAATATG TGTGAAGAGGAAAGGGGTGGCGTTGGGTGAAGTTATTGAGGGGGCGGTTACATGCAATTTGCTAGAGCTTAATGGGATGGAACCTGTTGAAAATGGCGTGCTACTTTTAGCAAATGAAGAATTTGATAAGGAAACTGGTGGTTATCAAAGTGACTCCGAGGATGCTGAAGAGGAAAAGTTGGAAGTAGAACCTTCACCTAAAGATAAAGCTTCCAAGAAGAGGAAAGTCTCTCCAAAACTTCACAGCTCAAA AAAGAAGAGGAAAAGATCACTGATGACGGATGGTGTTGAAGATGAAGTTGCAACAGAGGATGGCAACTCTAACAAGGATGAATGTCTTCCGACAAAAAACATTCGCAAAAAAAGTAAACCAAACCAGGAGAAGAAGAGTGCTGGAAGTGAAACAATCACAGTAAAGGGTACTTCTAAGGTGAAGAG GAAAAAGAAACAAGGTTTAGGGGTGGTGAATGACGCTGAAGATGAAGTTATGATAGATGAATTTGTCAAGGTTAATAATCGCGAAGAAGTAAGACAAGAGTCTGCTGCACCTGATGTCGCTAAAAAG GTCCCTAGTAGAAGTGCTAGAAGGAAAAAGGTTAAGAGACAATGGAGACGGGAACTTGCTAAAAATTCACAGAAT CCCGATACACATTTGGAACCAGAAATAGTCAAAGCTGAAAACAAAGAAGCTAATGGCCATCCAGATGAACTT TTAAAGCAAGATCAGGTGCCTGCAAAACTTGTGGAcaagaatataattaaacaagaAGAAAGTAACGGTAATGGTAACATGGATACTGAACTTGTTCCTCGTGTAGTCAGACCAGGACATATTCGCTTTGAACATCTGGATCAAG ATGAAGATGCAAGGGAGATCGAAGTACCAAAT GTACCGTTTCAGTGGAATGGTATCACGAGCAAGAAAAAGGGTCAAAAATGGGGTATAGAAAAGTTTTCAACTTCTCAACAAGATGAATCACAAATAGCAACCAAAGGACCTTCAACAAAGTTGCCCGAAGATACATCAGTACCTTTGGTTGGCTTCAGTGACTTTGATCATCTCCCTCTCTGCAGTTCACCAAAG GAAGATGATGTCATTGCATACCGTCTTCTTGAGCTATCTTCTTCTTGGACCCCTGAGCTCTCTTCCTTCCGG GTTGGAAAAATATCACATTACAATGGCAATGTCATTGTTCTGAAGCCGGTGCCAGAGTATCCCATTGTTGTTGACAAGAccgatgaagatgaagatgggCCAGACAACTCTCTTTATAAAGAAGATGGAAGTTTAGAG ACCAAGTTTGAGGCTCTTGTTGACGTGCGTAGCTTCAAGCGAAGTAACTCAGATGCGAGGATAGCAGTCGCTAATGGAGTTAACCCGAATCCCCAGGGTGATGATAAGGATGTTGCATCAAAGTTATTATCTATAAGCAACAACAATAAAACACATCTCCCCAAAGATCCTAATCAAG AGGTCATGAACAAAGAGGGTAATACGTGGGATGAACTCAAACAGGCTTTAATCGCAAAGAAAGCAGAGTTGCAGGGAATGAATGCAGAGATGAAGAAAGATTCCGGTAGGAACAAATGGTCATATAGAGCCTTGAGAGGTAGTGCACTTGGTCCAACAATGGCAATGTTAAGATCTAGTAACAACATTTGA
- the LOC122586028 gene encoding disease resistance protein Roq1-like, with amino-acid sequence MLSMTEITVGGLIVSAVVVILTTIIFRLFSRYTSNNGDGVDTGAAGGLRPLVPTISNTSIGSWKYDVFLSFRGEDTRKNFVDHLYSALDQHGILTYKDDVTLDRGDTIGPSLLKAIGESQILMIIFSENYADSSWCLDELSHIMECKDSKMGQIVFPIFYHVDPSDVRKQKGQFGKAFAKAKHKLSKNNKVKVESWKKALGDATNIAGWEPKQVANGHEAKCIQEIVGSILVKLSSLESVVEEEGLVGMGTRLKDLKQVLRIGSGGVRIVGIWGVGGGGKTTLATSLYRELKISGQFHGCCFVENIREESKQRGLKSLQEKILSTVFNKELKVESVDIGKHTTKGMLCRRNVLIVLDDVDHLDQLKALAGRHDWFGDGSRILITTRNEQVLISHRVDEVYPVSLLSHDEATQLFDKHAYNEDNHLQDYEMLSQQIVSYADGLPLALIVLGSFLYDKDNEEWIGTLSRLKDHPEMDIVEKLKISYDGLKPVEKELFLDIACFFRRKINKDKTMKILDACGFHPAIGVKVLIQKALLTVSEYGQFDMHDLVQEMAHYIVRGEHPNDPEKHSRVWRYQDIEDLCSRNATTENDKIEAISSHNVSSSDFIMVVSNMKKLRFLRVSTRDCHGGPSFLSNELRYIEWTDYPETPFPESFQPRKLAFLKMDGSCQRVLWKGYKYLPCLKELDLSWMEALERTPDFGGLPCLQKLILNECDSLRSIHPSLGNHSSLVYVDVSFCHKLTTFPSIVGMKMLEIITISNCKALVEFPKIECRQLIHSHFPGFLRKLNLKGCGLKDDKIPCEVGELSNLQELDLSYNHFTRLNFSLSRLASLKLLELSYCVNLVELPELPSSLAILNAYYCYYLEAIIKDEIHTNCKWLSQVLIWGRGQGQRQGWAKNKDIIGGERILETMLQGNDIESRCMSLQLKGLEIPRGFEPRVVRGRRCRMQLPENWYNDFSGFLLYAASNDLFEGMKISMKHKEEEENGCWMEMGNSEHDLYREEDRVDVDDDDYGIGYSWVGYIPFNLLRHTSWWDPTSNAIWIEMDSYYHVSGCGLKLVPKRGGESSSSSSGQMEISLHDHYKCKLVIQHDSKSVLECRFDHYGLDQNDY; translated from the exons atgttatcaatGACAGAAATAACGGTGGGAGGTCTTATTGTTTCGGCAGTGGTAGTTATACTTACTACCATAATATTTAGGTTATTCTCACGATACACTAGTAATAATGGTGATGGTGTTGATACTGGTGCTGCTGGTGGTTTACGCCCACTTGTACCCACTATTTCAAACACATCAATTGGGTCATGGAAATACGATGTGTTTCTTAGTTTTAGGGGCGAAGATACTCGCAAGAACTTTGTTGACCATCTCTACTCTGCTCTTGACCAACACGGAATCCTTACGTACAAGGACGACGTAACACTTGATCGAGGTGACACCATCGGCCCATCCCTCTTGAAAGCTATTGGAGAATCACAGATTTTGATGATTATATTTTCTGAAAACTATGCGGATTCTTCGTGGTGTTTGGATGAGCTTTCACATATTATGGAATGCAAGGATAGTAAGATGGGGCAAATCGTTTTTCCTATTTTCTATCACGTGGATCCATCTGATGTTAGAAAACAGAAAGGTCAATTTGGTAAAGCATTTGCCAAAGCCAAACACAAGCTGTCAAAAAACAACAAGGTCAAAGTTGAATCATGGAAAAAAGCACTTGGTGATGCAACTAACATTGCTGGATGGGAACCCAAACAAGTTGCTAACGG GCATGAAGCAAAATGTATCCAAGAAATTGTTGGTTCCATTTTAGTTAAGTTGTCATCTTTAGAATCAGTAGTTGAGGAGGAAGGCCTTGTCGGAATGGGAACTCGACTGAAAGATTTGAAACAGGTTTTAAGAATTGGATCTGGTGGTGTACGTATAGTTGGGATATGGGGGGTTGGGGGCGGTGGTAAGACCACTCTTGCTACTTCTCTTTACAGAGAGTTAAAAATCTCGGGGCAGTTTCATGGTTGTTGCTTTGTTGAAAATATTCGTGAGGAATCCAAACAACGTGGCCTAAAAAGTTTGCAAGAAAAAATTTTGTcaactgtttttaacaaggaatTGAAAGTTGAGAGTGTCGATATAGGAAAACACACAACTAAGGGTATGTTATGCCGTAGGAATGTGTTGATTGTTCTTGATGACGTCGATCATCTTGACCAACTAAAGGCTCTAGCTGGACGGCATGATTGGTTTGGTGATGGTAGCCGAATATTGATCACAACCAGGAATGAACAAGTGCTAATATCTCACAGGGTAGATGAGGTCTATCCTGTCAGCTTATTATCACATGATGAGGCTACTCAGCTCTTTGATAAACATGCATATAATGAAGATAACCATCTACAAGATTACGAGATGCTTTCACAACAGATTGTTTCTTATGCTGATGGACTCCCCTTAGCCCTGATTGTTTTAGGTTCTTTCTTGTATGACAAAGACAATGAAGAGTGGATTGGTACCTTGTCTAGACTGAAAGATCATCCAGAAATGGATATTGTGGAAAAGCTCAAAATCAGCTATGATGGACTTAAACCTGTAGAGAAAGAGTTATTCTTGGATATTGCATGTTTCTTCAGGAGGAAAATTAATAAAGATAAGACAATGAAGATTCTTGATGCTTGTGGTTTTCACCCTGCTATAGGGGTAAAGGTGCTGATACAAAAGGCTCTCCTAACAGTTTCGGAATATGGTCAGTTTGATATGCACGATCTGGTTCAAGAAATGGCACACTACATTGTTAGAGGGGAACATCCCAATGATCCTGAAAAACACAGCAGGGTCTGGCGATACCAAGATATTGAAGACTTATGTTCTAGGAATGCAACAACG GAAAATGATAAGATTGAAGCAATATCAAGCCATAATGTTTCTTCATCAGACTTCATTATGGTTGTTTCAAACATGAAGAAACTAAGATTCCTTAGAGTAAGCACGCGTGACTGTCATGGAGGGCCTAGTTTTCTGTCAAATGAGTTGAGGTATATAGAATGGACAGATTATCCTGAGACTCCATTCCCTGAAAGTTTTCAACCACGGAAGCTTGCCTTTTTAAAAATGGATGGAAGCTGTCAAAGGGTGCTTTGGAAGGGTTACAAG TATCTACCATGTTTGAAAGAGCTGGATCTCTCTTGGATGGAAGCATTAGAGAGGACACCTGATTTTGGCGGACTCCCATGTCTTCAGAAGTTGATACTCAACGAATGTGATAGTTTAAGAAGTATTCATCCATCACTCGGAAATCATTCAAGTCTTGTTTATGTAGATGTAAGCTTTTGTCACAAGCTCACAACGTTTCCGAGCATTGTTGGGATGAAAATGCTGGAGATTATCACAATTTCAAATTGCAAAGCACTTGTTGAGTTTCCAAAGATTGAATGCCGCCAACTTATTCATTCTCACTTTCCAGGTTTCTTAAGAAAGTTGAATCTGAAGGGGTGTGGATTGAAAGATGATAAAATACCATGTGAGGTTGGTGAGTTATCCAACTTACAAGAGCTAGATCTAAGTTATAATCACTTTACACGATTAAATTTCAGCCTCTCAAGACTTGCTAGCCTCAAACTCCTTGAACTGAGTTATTGCGTCAACCTTGTTGAATTGCCTGAGCTTCCATCAAGTCTAGCTATTCTCAATGCATACTATTGCTACTATCTTGAGGCCATCATCAAAGATGAAATTCACACAAACTGTAAATGGTTATCTCAAGTCTTAATATGGGGACGGGGACAGGGACAGAGACAGGGATGGGCAAAGAATAAGGATATAATTGGTGGGGAGAGAATACTAGAAACCATGCTTCAG GGAAATGATATTGAGAGTAGGTGTATGAGCCTTCAGCTAAAAGGGTTAGAGATTCCGAGGGGGTTTGAACCGCGTGTGGTTAGAGGGAGAAGATGTAGAATGCAACTTCCAGAGAATTGGTATAATGACTTCTCTGGATTCTTATTATACGCAGCTTCCAATGACTTGTTTGAAGGAATGAAGATAAGTATGAAGCATAAGGAGGAGGAAGAAAATGGTTGTTGGATGGAAATGGGCAATTCTGAACATGACTTGTATAGGGAGGAGGATCGcgttgatgttgatgatgatgattatggtATCGGATACTCATGGGTCGGATATATTCCATTTAATTTATTGAGACACACGTCATGGTGGGATCCAACATCCAACGCCATCTGGATTGAGATGGACTCATATTATCATGTTAGTGGGTGTGGATTGAAACTGGTTCCCAAGCGAGGTGGTGAAAGCAGCAGCAGTAGTAGTGGTCAAATGGAAATCTCTCTTCATGATCATTATaaatgtaaattagttattCAACATGATTCCAAGTCAGTGTTGGAGTGCAGGTTTGATCACTATGGATTGGACCAAAATGATTACTAA
- the LOC122584955 gene encoding uncharacterized protein LOC122584955 — protein sequence MNSISKTMTSIFTRPNTGLTHRSSDLQQWRGIRVKILNNNLERGLTYMQRIMQSSGIERMIKNEQLYHIKNSEKRILAKKNLQRRLKSQDLARKLKSILVRKVRGY from the exons atGAACTCCATTTCCAAAACCATGACATCAATCTTCACCCGCCCAAACACCGGGTTAACCCACCGGAGCTCCGATTTACAACAATGGCGAGGGATCCGCGTTAAGATATTGAACAACAATTTGGAAAGAGGATTAACATATATGCAAAGAATAATGCAATCAAGTGGTATTGAACGTATGATTAAAAATGAACAGCtttatcatatcaaaaactCTGAGAAAAGGATTCTGGCTAAAAAGAATTTGCAGCGCaggttgaaatctcaagatctTGCTCGTAAACTTAAATCGATACTCGTCCGAAAAGTCAG GGGTTATTGA